GGGCAGGAACCTCGGCAGGGACTATCAGGAAAGGTACGGATTCAGGATGTACCACGGCAGGGTGGTTCCGGGATTCCCTATGCACGCCCACTGGGGCTACGAGACCATATCGATAGCGGAGAAAGGTTTCGTGGACCACTTCGATACAGAGAAGAACTATGGGCGCTACGGCAACGGAGACATACAGTGGACGTTGGCATCGAGCAGGTATGAGCACTGTGAGATGTATCCCCTTCTGGACCAGGAGAACAACAATCCGGTCCACATCACGCAGATCATGGTAAACATCCCGATCGACAGGAAGAACAAGGGCATCCAGGTGAATAACACATGGTCCGAATCCGTCCCTGTTATCGAGAAGGATGGCGTGACGGTGACTCTGTACTGCGGCGAATACTGCGGCAAATCCCTGTACTCTCCCAATGAGGGCTCCTGGGCCAAGGCGGAGAACTCCGTCAGGATCATGAAGGTCATCATGCAGCCCGGATCCGTATTCGAGCTGGATAAGCTGGATGGGGATATCGGACGCAACTTGTACTACCTTTCCGGAAAGACCATCGACCTGGACGAGACTCAGGTGAAGCCGAACCTCAGGTTCAAGATGAAACCGAACACCGATCTGAGAGTGGTGAACGGCGAAGAGGAATCCGAGATCTGGATACTCGAAGGGAAACCCATCGGCGAGAAGCAGGCGGCATTCGGACCGGTCATCCTGGAGGATCTCGACACAGTCAGAAAGTCCATGGATGAGATCAGGATCAACGAATTCCAGGAATGGCCCTGGAAGATCATGGACGTCACCAACCCCATAGAAATGGGCAGGGAACTGCACAGACCCGACGGTTCTGTTGAGAGGCCCTGAACCGACCTCACCCACCTAATATAAACTCCCTCCCTAATACAGAACGCATGAATGGGATGAACAAGACGATCTCATCGGTCGTCTCAGCAATTGCACTCGTGTATGCTGGACTCTGCTTCTTTCTGACGCTGCAGAACTATGTGGTAGGGGACCACAGCATACATATCTTCATATTCGCGCCTATGGGCCTGGACAATCTGGGCATAGATCTGACCAAGGCACTTATCGATTCCTTATCGATGGAGAAAGGCCTTTACGAAACTGTCTTGGACACCTTATTGGGCTATGTGCCTGGCCTCGGCGGTGTAGCGTTCTACATCAAGATGGTCATGATCCTCTTCGGATTCATTCTAGCCACGTTCGGTTTCATGTCCAAGTCGATAAATGACTGCAGCGGCGACACCAACCCGGCGCAGTACCTCTGGACCCACAGGCCCCGTGCGCTCCTCAAGTGCGTGCTTCAGCCCTGGGGACTCATCATCGGAGCTTGGAACAAGTCCAAACCGTTGGTCATACTGCCGATACTGCCCATATTCATATACCTGCCCTGGTCGATCATGATCTCGATCTATCTCATCATCCCATTCCTGGTAGCGAAGATGGTGATCTCGTCGAAGATCAACACCTACGCCAAGAAGGAGGAGAAGGAGTACAAGAAGAACACCGAGTACGGTGTCTGCCCCCACTGTAAGATGGCCTTCGACAGGCCTATCGTGAAATGCAGATGCGGATTGCTGCTGGATTATCCTGTTCCTAACATCTATGGGTACAAGTATCACACCTGCAACAAAGGCCATGACATATCATGCGAGAGCGGAAAGAGAGGCAACCTCACTACGCTCTGCCCCCACTGCAGGAAGCAAATCCAGACAAGAGAGGCACTGCCCATAACCATCTCCTTCATAGGGGGAACAGGAACCGGGAAGACCTCGCTCATGCTGGCTGCCGTCGAGACGATAACGCATAACGCCAGGATCGTGGACATAACCGTGGACAGCCCGTCAGCGGGACTGTCCAAGGATGCCATAGCAGCCAAGGACTACGCTCCGAGGACCGTCCCCGGAGAGCAGGATTCACAAGTCATATTCCTGAGGTCCCTAGGACTGCAGGACAGGGAGATCATCTTCAACGATATCTCCGGAGTCGAATTCCAGCCCTCGGTCAACAAGGTCATCTTCGAGGAGTACTACAACTACACCAACGGATTCATCTTCACATTCGATCCCATGTCCTTTAACAGGGAGGTCAAGAGGGAGATGCCCCACGACGTCTTCGACTGCTTCCATTACATCTACACAACCATCAGGAACATCGGTCCCGGCACCGTCACTGACGTTCCTTTCGCAGTCGTCGCGACCAAATCGGATCTGGTGAGCCCCAAGCTCGGTGACGATGATGTGCGCCAATTCCTCATAGACAACGGAGAGGAGAACTTCGTCCGCGTGGTTGAATCGCTGTTCACCGAGGTCAAGTACTTCTCGGTATGCTCACACGGCAGCAGCTGCGCCTCAGCCATGAAGCCCGTCTGGTGGATCGTCGGCCATGTCGACAAGAAGCTGACCGAAATCATCCCGTCGCCCTGATATACTAGAAGGGGATGCATGCATCATGGTCAAATCAGTCAATGCATCACACATACTGGTATCCAACGCCAGGGACGCAGAAGGAATCATGATTCGCCTTTCCAAGGGCGAGGACTTCGCGGGACTGGCGAAGAGATTCTCCAAGTGCCCCAGCAAGTCCAAGGGTGGCAACCTGGGATGGTTCGGCAAAGGCGAGATGGTCCCCGAGTTCGAGAAGGCATGCTTCGAAGGACAGAAAGGCCAGGTCGTCGGACCCGTCAAGACGGAATTCGGCTACCATATCATAATGATAAACGATCAGAAATGATCATCTTCCGGCCATAAGGCCGGTCTTTCTATCATCAGACCTCATGATCTGAACATATCATTGTTCCGATTCAGCCTCTGCTATCTGGTCCACATCGTATGTGAATCTGTATGTCTCGGCGGTGACGATCGGCCTATCGAAGATAAACATGATCCAATCCTTCACTGGAGGGACATCCATCTCTGACGGTATGTAGAATCTCCTGACATGCGGGAGGAACATTATCAGCAGCACCATCACCGTCATTGCTACGGAGATCAGCAGACCGAAATTTAATGAGGACATGTACAATTCGAAGTACTTCAGGACCTCTACGAATATCGCGCTCAGCGTCATGATCAATGCCGATCTGACAACCTTACGCCAAGACTGGGGCTTCGCCGATGTCAATCCTAGGAGCGCTTCAACCGCCAGAATTCCCATGATCGTCATATATCCTATGTTCAGGAAATTGAGGATCAGCTTGAACATCCCGACATCCTCAGGATACGTGATGAACAGGAAGTTGATAGCGTAACGGAACAGGATGAGGAACAGCAACAGCTGACTGAAGAACAGAATCTTTGGTGGCTTCATGCTTCTGAGCCTTTTTTCATCCTTGCTCTCGAGACTGAACATCGTCACTACGAACTATTTTTATCGATAAAAACGATTGCTCGAATATGGGAAACGAGGCCGCTGACAGATTCCTTACCTGCATCATGAGGCGTACCGAGAAAGACAAGATCATGCGTGTAGGTAGCGTATTTCTGGTTGTCGCCATCGTTCCTATGTCCGTCATCGGTTTCCTACTTCTTTTCATGATCCTGCTGGATATCGGAGACATCGTGATAGACGGTAATGATTTTGCAGGAATCATCCTGTTCTTGGGCATCCTGGAGGCGTTTGTCGTCTTCAGGATGGTGGAAAGCTATTACAAACACCAGCTGCGTGATACCGAATGGACGCTGTCCCTGACGGAATATGCGAAATCCTACGGGCATGAAACCGCCAGGCTGGAAGAAATCGGCGAGGAGATGGTCAACAACAAGGCAGAAGTGCTCTCCAGGGCCTTCGGTGCATTGTTCCTCCTCATACTGGTAATCAACTCCCTACAGGCATTCTTCCTCAGCATCAATTCTTTGACTACAGAAGTGGTCGCGACGGCTTCCAGCATAATCTCCTTCTCCGTAACGATACTGCTCTGCATCGGGGGATCCTACGTATTCGTCTGTATCCGCAAGCATGACCGTCTGCAGTGCGAATACACAACCGTATGGTCGGAATTGATGAAGTACGACCTCGAAGTGGAACCGATGGAGACCGGTATTAAGCGCAGAAAGCTCTGGCCCCATCTCATACTCATAGTGGTGACCCTCACCATCTATGCATTCATTTTTGCCGTCTGGTCCATCCATACGATGAATCTACACATCGCAAGGCAGCAGACATATGAAGATGGGCTGCTCAAGAAGATCAAAGATAAAGAGGGTGCAACTGGAGTCGAATTCACTCCTAGGCATTACGACAATGGGCTCAAAGGTCTCATAGAGCGCCTGTTCTTTTGAAATCCAATTCTAAAAAAGATATGACCGGCCGTTGGGCCGGTAAAGGATTTCAACTGCTCTTTGTCACACCGGCAATGTTCATGATACCTGCAACGATGAGCAGGATACCGAAGACGATGAACACGAAGTCATTGCCCATGAAGGTTGCGATACCTGCAACGAGAATGACGATACCGACGATGATGCCGATGGTTCTTGCCTTGCCGTCAGGGTTGGTAGAAGCACCGTAGATCCACACGACTCCCAGCAGGATTGCGATGATTCCGATGAGCAGAACCGTGATGCCTGCGAAGAGTTGAGGAGCAGCAATCAAGATTATTCCAAGCACGATCATGATGAGTCCCATCAGATCAATGCTCTTGGCCGCAATCATGGGGATGATTCCCGCAATGATCAGGAATACTCCTGCGATGATGAATCCCCAGGAGAGGGCCAGATCCTTATTCAGAACGAACAAGAGACCGACGATGATCATCAGAGCTGAGTAGATCATCGCAGTTGTCTTGTCCTGGTAGGCAATAACTTCCATTAGAATTACCTCTGAACCCTGAATGGAATTACTGGTTAATAATCTGACTGACTTAATTTACGGATGAAACAGCATCTTCGAAGGTCTGCGAGTCGGTTATATCCTTGATACCGCGGGACTCGAGCGCTGATCTTGCATCCCCCAGAGACATGTATTTCACGTTCTCCATGATGCCGTCTGCCTTCTCCTTCCCGTAGTATGCCTCGATGTTTGCGAAGAAGATGTCGACCTGCTCCGCAGACTGGAAGAGCATGTGGGTGACGTTGCCCCTCTTGAGCTGCATAAAGAGGTGGAGCTGTGCGTTGCTAGTCTTGATGACATCGTGCTTTCCCTCGGCATCATCTATGACCATGACTCCGAAGGCCTCTATGTCTTTGGCCTTGACCAGTTCTGACTGGTCCTTCAGCAAGCTTCCGACCGTTGTGAATCCCAAAACTGCCATGCTATCAGTACCTCATCCCGTTATCATACTTCTCGAAATCTTCATGCTTGTAAGGCGGGTTCACCCCGAGGCTCCACATGTAGTACTCCGGGTGGAAGTATCTTCCGCGTCCCTTTGTGCTCTCACCGAAGTGGAGAGCCTTCTTGGGGCACATGTTAAGACAACTCATGCACAAAGAACACTGCGCCTCGTCCCATACAGGCTTCCTGTGGTATACCTTGATGACCTGCTCCGGACATACGTTCTCGCATATCCTGCACTCGATACAGTTCTCGTCGACCCAGAATCCCTCGGTGTCCCTGAGCGCCTCATACGCCTCCCTGGCCTCCTCGAAGCCTTCTTGGGATGCCATCGTGCGGAAATCGCCCTTCTCCTTCTTTCTGATGGACTCTATGATGCTGTCGATCTTCTTGTCGGCTGCATCATTGATCTCCTTGGCCTCCTCCTTGCTGGGCACATCCTCGTAGAACACCGCGTTCTCAGGCATCAGGACATCGAAGCATGCATCGATCTTCACCTTCTTGCCGAGGACTTCCTGAGCCTGGTCACATGCCCTTCCGGATCCACCTGCGCAGGTGGAGATGCAGTACACGTAACCAGGGTTCCTGATCTCAACTGTCTGGAGGAACTCCTCCATCACCGTCGGCAGACCTGCGAAATAAGTTGGGAACACGAATCCCACATCGCCGCCCTCAGCATTGTAGAAGTTGCGCTTGTATCTGACTGCGGCTGCGATGTCCACCATGTCGGTCTTGAAAGCCGCTGCTATGCGCTTTGCCGCGTGGTACGAGTTGCCTGTCCCGGAGAAGACGAAAATCATGAACGTACTATAGGGTCATCGGATATAACCATGCGGTCATCCTGGCCCGCCAAGAAGTACTTTTTATTAAGAAAACGATGACGGGAGCATGGCAATCGCGAACGAGAATGAGATCAAGATCAAGGACGACATATACTGGATAGGCGGAGACGATAGAACAGCAGGACTGTTCGAGGGCTCCTTCCCCATACCAGAAGGTGTGTCGTACAACTCGTACGTGATAATGGATGAGAAAACCTGTCTTATGGACACCTGCGATGCATCCATAGCATCCAAGTTCTGGAAGAACCTGCGCCACGTCCTTGGCGGCAGACCGCTGGACTACCTTGTGATCGACCATATGGAACCCGATCACGGCGCTGCCATCGTCCAGGTGCTGGAGACGTATCCTGACGTAACGGTCGTCGGCAACAGCAAGACCTTCGACATGCTCCAGAACTTCTACCAGCTCAGTCCGAAGAACAAGCTGGAGGTCAAAGAGGGGGAAGAACTCTGCCTCGGAAAGCACACGCTCAGGTTCATATTCGCGGTCATGGTGCACTGGCCAGAGGTCATGTTCGCCTACGACAAGACTGACAAGATCCTATTCTCTGCCGATGCCTTCGGAACTTTCAAGACGCTCTCAGGCGCATTGTATGCCGATGAGGTGGATTTTGACAAAGATTACCTCAACGAAGCCAGGAGATACTACGCCAATATCGTAGGAAAGTACGGTTCCAAGGTCCAAGCGGTGTTCGGAAAGCTGGATGGCGTCCCCATCGATATGGTGTGCCCGCTCCACGGACCTATCTGGAGAGGGGAGCACATCGGATACATCATGGAGAAGTACTTCATCTGGAGCTCCTACGAGCCGGAGGAGAAGGGCGTGGTCATCGCCTACACATCGATGTATGGCAACACAGCTGCAGTAGCTGAACGCCTGGCGATACTCCTCAAAGGCAAGGGTGTCAAGAAGGTGAACATGTACGATGTCACCAGAACGCACCCGTCCTATGTAGTAGGCGATGCCTTCAGGTTCAGCAACATCGTCCTTGCCGCTCCCACGTACAACAACAATCTGCACCCTACGATGTCCGCAGTCCTCGAGGACATGGATATTATGACCGTCCAGAACAGGAAGTTCTCGGTAATCGGTAACGGATCATGGGCGCCTCAATCTCCCAAGATCATCGAGGAAAGACTGCTGGCCATGAAAGACATGATCAAGGTCGGGGAAACTTTCGTGATAAAATCATCGATGAAACCGGAACAGATTCCCGATTTGGAGAAGTTGGCAGCGGACATAGTTGCCTCCATGCAGTGACCTTCAAGTTAAGCACATAGCTTAACATTAATTGGGTTGGTACAGAATTCACCAGCAACCCTATTATAGCGGGCGGTGAATCCTCATCACATGGCCTTTAGCATAAGACTCTGCCCCTACTGTGGTGGAGCCATCAACTCCGACGAGGCAGGCTACTACGTCTGCGAGGAGTGCGAGAAGCGTACGTACAGGTCCAGGACCAATTCTATGGCGTATCTTCTCAACAAGCCATACGAGGAAGACTACAAGAAAATCCTCGATACGGCCGACATCAGTGCTGAGAAGGCCCTTGATATGATCGAAGAGATCATCACCGAAGCAGAGGAACCGGACGCGGATATGTTCTTCACCCGCGGATTCGTATTCGCGAAGCTCGGAGAGGATGGTAAGGCCCACATAGACTGGAAGAAAGGGCTCGAGCTCCTCCAGGACGTACGCTTCATCGATGCGTACATCATCCCCGTGTGCAAGAGCATAATGGAGATCATGTACCTGAAGGAAACGGAATTCATCGAATTCAACCCTCGCGAATACATCGATTCAATCTCCACGGAATTCTCACTGAAGTGCGAAGCGCCTACAAGGGGAATATTCTACATCACGACCTACAGGATCTTCAGGATCGCCATCCAGGGAGGAACTCTGGAGAACGATGATGATGTCTACAGCACGATCATATCCAAACTGA
The nucleotide sequence above comes from Methanomassiliicoccales archaeon LGM-RCC1. Encoded proteins:
- a CDS encoding pirin family protein, translating into MFLLSKKPKTVQKIVDINIHWSGDDPFTFVSHHHDEYPKGNAQMAPPLEMIRGRNLGRDYQERYGFRMYHGRVVPGFPMHAHWGYETISIAEKGFVDHFDTEKNYGRYGNGDIQWTLASSRYEHCEMYPLLDQENNNPVHITQIMVNIPIDRKNKGIQVNNTWSESVPVIEKDGVTVTLYCGEYCGKSLYSPNEGSWAKAENSVRIMKVIMQPGSVFELDKLDGDIGRNLYYLSGKTIDLDETQVKPNLRFKMKPNTDLRVVNGEEESEIWILEGKPIGEKQAAFGPVILEDLDTVRKSMDEIRINEFQEWPWKIMDVTNPIEMGRELHRPDGSVERP
- a CDS encoding peptidylprolyl isomerase, which gives rise to MVKSVNASHILVSNARDAEGIMIRLSKGEDFAGLAKRFSKCPSKSKGGNLGWFGKGEMVPEFEKACFEGQKGQVVGPVKTEFGYHIIMINDQK
- a CDS encoding DUF308 domain-containing protein, whose translation is MEVIAYQDKTTAMIYSALMIIVGLLFVLNKDLALSWGFIIAGVFLIIAGIIPMIAAKSIDLMGLIMIVLGIILIAAPQLFAGITVLLIGIIAILLGVVWIYGASTNPDGKARTIGIIVGIVILVAGIATFMGNDFVFIVFGILLIVAGIMNIAGVTKSS
- a CDS encoding EFR1 family ferrodoxin (N-terminal region resembles flavodoxins. C-terminal ferrodoxin region binds two 4Fe-4S clusters.), with amino-acid sequence MIFVFSGTGNSYHAAKRIAAAFKTDMVDIAAAVRYKRNFYNAEGGDVGFVFPTYFAGLPTVMEEFLQTVEIRNPGYVYCISTCAGGSGRACDQAQEVLGKKVKIDACFDVLMPENAVFYEDVPSKEEAKEINDAADKKIDSIIESIRKKEKGDFRTMASQEGFEEAREAYEALRDTEGFWVDENCIECRICENVCPEQVIKVYHRKPVWDEAQCSLCMSCLNMCPKKALHFGESTKGRGRYFHPEYYMWSLGVNPPYKHEDFEKYDNGMRY
- a CDS encoding FprA family A-type flavoprotein, which translates into the protein MAIANENEIKIKDDIYWIGGDDRTAGLFEGSFPIPEGVSYNSYVIMDEKTCLMDTCDASIASKFWKNLRHVLGGRPLDYLVIDHMEPDHGAAIVQVLETYPDVTVVGNSKTFDMLQNFYQLSPKNKLEVKEGEELCLGKHTLRFIFAVMVHWPEVMFAYDKTDKILFSADAFGTFKTLSGALYADEVDFDKDYLNEARRYYANIVGKYGSKVQAVFGKLDGVPIDMVCPLHGPIWRGEHIGYIMEKYFIWSSYEPEEKGVVIAYTSMYGNTAAVAERLAILLKGKGVKKVNMYDVTRTHPSYVVGDAFRFSNIVLAAPTYNNNLHPTMSAVLEDMDIMTVQNRKFSVIGNGSWAPQSPKIIEERLLAMKDMIKVGETFVIKSSMKPEQIPDLEKLAADIVASMQ